A portion of the Colius striatus isolate bColStr4 chromosome 1, bColStr4.1.hap1, whole genome shotgun sequence genome contains these proteins:
- the RAB21 gene encoding ras-related protein Rab-21: MAAGAGTAAAGRSFSFKVVLLGEGCVGKTSLVLRYCENKFNDKHITTLQASFLTKKLNIGGKRVNLAIWDTAGQERFHALGPIYYRDSNGAILVYDITDEDSFQKVKNWVKELRKMLGNEICLCIVGNKIDLEKERHVSVQEAESYAESVGAKHYHTSAKQNKGIEELFLDLCKRMIETAQVDERARGNGSNQSGTARRGVQIIDDEPQVQSSGGCCSSG, from the exons ATGGCGGCGGGGGCCGGCACGGCGGCCGCGGGCCGCAGCTTCTCCTTCAAAGTGGTGCTCCTCGGGGAGGGCTGCGTGGGGAAAACCTCCCTGGTGTTGCGCTACTGCGAGAACAAGTTCAACGACAAGCACATCACCACGCTGCAG gcATCTTTTCTTACAAAGAAGCTAAATATTGGTGGGAAAAGAGTAAACCTTGCAATATGG gaCACAGCTGGTCAAGAAAGATTTCATGCGTTGGGGCCCATCTACTACAGGGACTCTAATGGCGCTATTCTAGTATATGATATAACAGATGAAGATTCTTTTCAGAAG gtaAAAAATTGGGTtaaggaattgagaaaaatgttgggaaatgaaatctGTTTATGTATAGTAG GTAACAAAATAGACTTGGAAAAAGAGAGACATGTTTCAGTGCAAGAAGCAGAATC GTATGCTGAATCTGTTGGAGCAAAACATTATCATACTTCAGCTAAACAGAACAAAGGAATTGAAGAACTGTTTCTTGACCTTTGTAAAA gAATGATAGAAACAGCTCAAGTGGATGAAAGAGCAAGAGGCAATGGTTCCAATCAGTCAGGAACGGCAAGGCGAGGTGTACAGATTATTGATGATGAGCCACAAGTACAGAGCAGTGGAGGGTGTTGTTCTTCTGGATAA
- the TMEM19 gene encoding transmembrane protein 19 isoform X4, whose translation MKTFVLTAAGTLRPISPWRWLFSLFVPLVIATQGFKRKSLDHSGALGGLVVGFILTVANYSFFTSLFVFFVTSSKLTKWRKDIKKKIDSEYKEGGQRNWVQVLCNGGVPTELAILYMIENGPGEIPIDFSKQYTASWMCLSLLGALACSAGDTWASEIGSVMSKSKPRLITTWEKVPVGTNGGITLVGLLSSLFGGMTVGIAYFITQLIFVTDLEISAPQWPIIVFGAAAGLLGSIVDSYLGATMQYSGFDQNIGMVVNHQTKDSKHISGKPILDNNAVNLFSSIIIALVLPSVAWLFWPRG comes from the exons GTACTTTACGACCCATTTCTCCGTGGAGATGGCTTTTTTCACTCTTTGTTCCACTAGTAATTGCTACACAAGGCTTTAAGAGAAAGAGTCTTGATCACTCTGGTGCATTGGGAG gATTGGTGGTTGGATTTATCCTTACAGTTGCAAATTACAGTTTCTTCACTTCTTTGTTTGTATTCTTTGTTACTTCTTCAAAACTtacaaaatggagaaaagatattaagaagaaaatagatTCAGAATATAAAGAAG GTGGACAGAGGAATTGGGTGCAGGTTCTCTGTAACGGCGGTGTTCCTACTGAGCTGGCTATCTTATATATGATAGAAAATGGACCAGGTGAAATTCCTATCGACTTTTCAAAACAATACACAGCATCATGGATGTGCTTATCCCTTTTGGGAGCTTTGGCATGCTCTGCTGGTGATACATGGGCTTCAGAGATTGGTAGTGTTATGAGTAAAAGCAAGCCAAGGTTGATAACAACGTGGGAAAAGGTTCCAGTAG GTACTAATGGAGGAATTACTTTAGTGGGCCTGCTCTCAAGTTTGTTTGGGGGCATGACCGTAGGTATAGCCTACTTCATAACTCAACTCATTTTCGTGACTGATCTGGAAATATCTGCCCCTCAATGGCCCATTATTGTGTTTGGTGCAGCAGCTGGCTTACTGGGATCAATTGTTGATTCATATTTGGGAGCTACGATGCAATACAGTG GTTTTGACCAGAATATTGGCATGGTTGTCAACCACCAAACAAAAGACTCCAAGCATATATCTGGAAAACCTATATTAGACAACAACGCAgtaaatcttttttcttctataatCATTGCTTTAGTGCTTCCAAGCGTGGCGTGGCTTTTCTGGCCCAGGGGTTGA